One Desulfobulbus oligotrophicus DNA segment encodes these proteins:
- a CDS encoding TolC family protein has product MESTRLSWQAHEAAKKKTDYLQQRLQFATKTASAYTKQWNIGQRTLLDVLDAEAERIDSARQLVTADYDGLYAQYRILNATGRLIPALKLQWPDEGLINEDSAQEQPQATAGDQS; this is encoded by the coding sequence ATCGAATCAACGAGACTTTCATGGCAAGCTCATGAGGCAGCTAAAAAGAAGACCGACTATCTCCAGCAACGTCTTCAATTTGCGACCAAAACAGCCAGTGCCTACACAAAGCAGTGGAATATCGGACAACGCACCCTGCTTGATGTTCTTGACGCTGAGGCTGAGCGGATAGACTCTGCCCGTCAGCTGGTCACAGCCGACTACGACGGCCTGTATGCCCAGTATCGGATTCTCAATGCCACCGGCCGGTTGATCCCTGCTTTAAAGCTGCAATGGCCTGACGAAGGTTTGATCAACGAAGACTCCGCTCAAGAACAGCCGCAGGCCACTGCCGGCGACCAATCCTGA
- a CDS encoding transglutaminase-like cysteine peptidase has protein sequence MGVAHTTLLTMKPSVISAARPLFSLLFLILIVLVPPVLTDESFFIPEQTLQRMEQQFGKEARTRLLAWQHLIRTTVDSEQTKLERVNRFMNTNAFIADTDHWQQEDYWATPIEFIASRGGDCEDFAIAKFFTLLKMGVDEHRLALTYVKAVHLNQAHMVLTYYPVPGAEPLVLDNLIDAIKPSSQRTDLVPVYSLNGSGLWLAKQRGKGKQIGNNNRLKRWRELLDRISSETP, from the coding sequence ATGGGTGTTGCACACACCACTTTGCTGACCATGAAGCCATCGGTCATATCAGCTGCCAGACCTCTCTTCAGCCTCCTTTTTCTGATCCTGATTGTCCTGGTCCCACCGGTGCTGACCGATGAATCTTTTTTCATTCCAGAACAGACTTTACAGCGCATGGAACAACAGTTCGGCAAAGAAGCCAGAACCCGGCTGCTTGCATGGCAGCACCTCATCCGGACCACTGTCGACAGTGAGCAAACCAAGCTTGAGCGTGTGAACCGGTTTATGAATACAAACGCCTTCATTGCTGACACCGACCACTGGCAACAAGAGGATTACTGGGCAACACCCATTGAATTCATTGCCAGCCGAGGAGGAGACTGTGAAGATTTTGCCATCGCTAAATTTTTCACCTTACTGAAAATGGGGGTTGATGAACACCGTCTTGCCCTCACCTATGTCAAGGCAGTTCATCTCAATCAGGCTCACATGGTCTTAACCTATTACCCTGTTCCGGGGGCGGAGCCATTGGTTTTAGATAACCTGATCGACGCGATCAAACCCTCTTCCCAGCGTACCGATCTTGTACCGGTGTACAGTCTGAATGGTTCAGGTCTTTGGCTTGCCAAACAGCGCGGTAAAGGAAAACAGATCGGCAATAATAATCGACTCAAGCGGTGGCGAGAACTCCTGGACCGCATCTCGTCTGAAACACCATAA
- a CDS encoding EAL domain-containing protein — protein MTLYRQLLFFGLSTIILLCVGLWVGELQRTRQFLITQLESHAQDTASSLGLSLSSLAHGTDAAVMESMINAIFDRGYYRTIQFKDVQGTVLFDRQSTVSIERVPAWFIRATPLSIPSAQAMVMNGWKQTGTVTVQSHPGYAYYTLWQAVQSASLWFAITAAIVIVAGLLRIRRLLAPLAQVEEQALALCERRFHIQERLPRTQELRRVVKAMNQMTEQVREMFEEQAALADSLQQRVYQDPLTGLGNRRFLEAQVKAKVAAKETPVNGTFLLFQIQELQGINQQLGYTIGDQLISELASDLQKTAVEQAEAIVGRLGGPDLALLLPNMDAAMATELAETRLKSLDFIKTTSSSVPSITVVCGGVTYSRPTSFNELLIHADTALNTARQEGAPGSTVIFPLDDAATVAVGKTEWKHLLDTVLANRSLVLYGQPTVSKSDKDTIIHHEILSRIPHSDGRHISAGTFLPMAEQLGLMPTLDRLILENVIALPPSRLVPPRVAINLSPISLKNELFVDWLFPQLSQCAAAGLLLNFEFSEFRAIRHFNIIKTFADRIKPMGHGVGIDHFGQGLTHYGYLKSLLPNYVKIHRAITNDMHNDQDDTSFFVSTLCTIAHSLDIRVIIEGVETEQQWQTVTALPIDAVQGYFIRRPEPVL, from the coding sequence ATGACCCTCTACCGTCAACTGCTGTTCTTTGGTCTATCCACCATAATCCTGCTATGTGTCGGATTATGGGTAGGGGAATTGCAACGAACCAGACAGTTTCTGATCACTCAACTCGAATCACACGCTCAAGACACTGCCTCTTCCCTTGGCCTGTCTTTAAGTAGCCTGGCCCACGGGACAGATGCAGCTGTCATGGAATCTATGATCAACGCCATCTTTGATCGAGGATACTATCGAACCATACAGTTTAAAGATGTTCAAGGCACGGTTCTCTTTGATCGCCAGTCCACTGTCTCCATTGAGCGTGTACCCGCCTGGTTTATCCGGGCCACTCCGTTATCAATTCCCAGTGCCCAGGCAATGGTCATGAACGGTTGGAAGCAGACCGGTACGGTGACGGTACAAAGTCATCCTGGGTACGCCTACTACACCTTATGGCAGGCAGTACAGTCAGCTTCTCTGTGGTTCGCTATCACTGCTGCAATAGTTATCGTGGCTGGTCTGCTTAGAATACGCCGACTCCTTGCGCCACTGGCACAGGTTGAAGAACAGGCGCTTGCACTGTGTGAGCGACGCTTTCACATCCAGGAAAGACTTCCCAGAACCCAGGAATTGCGCCGCGTGGTAAAGGCCATGAACCAGATGACAGAGCAGGTTCGGGAGATGTTTGAAGAGCAGGCAGCCCTGGCTGACTCACTCCAGCAGCGTGTCTATCAGGATCCGTTGACAGGTCTGGGCAATCGACGATTTCTCGAGGCACAGGTCAAAGCCAAGGTTGCGGCAAAGGAGACACCTGTCAACGGTACCTTCCTCCTGTTCCAGATCCAGGAACTGCAAGGCATCAACCAGCAGCTGGGCTACACAATCGGTGACCAGCTGATCAGCGAGCTGGCCTCCGATTTACAAAAAACTGCCGTAGAGCAGGCTGAAGCCATTGTCGGCCGCCTCGGAGGGCCAGACCTGGCCCTTCTTCTACCTAACATGGATGCGGCCATGGCCACCGAGCTTGCTGAAACCCGACTCAAGAGTCTTGATTTTATCAAAACCACCTCGTCTTCAGTACCTTCCATCACAGTTGTCTGCGGTGGTGTGACCTACAGTCGACCAACAAGTTTCAACGAACTCCTCATCCATGCCGACACTGCCCTGAATACAGCCCGGCAGGAGGGTGCCCCCGGCTCCACAGTCATCTTTCCCCTTGATGATGCAGCGACTGTTGCTGTTGGCAAGACCGAGTGGAAACACCTGCTGGACACGGTGTTGGCAAATCGTTCTCTGGTCCTGTACGGACAGCCCACAGTCAGCAAGAGTGACAAGGACACAATCATCCATCACGAAATTTTAAGCCGCATCCCCCACAGTGACGGTCGACACATTTCCGCCGGTACCTTTTTGCCCATGGCCGAACAGCTCGGACTGATGCCGACCCTTGATCGTCTTATCCTGGAGAATGTCATTGCCTTGCCGCCTTCTCGATTGGTTCCGCCCCGCGTGGCAATCAATCTGTCACCCATCTCCCTGAAAAACGAACTCTTTGTCGACTGGCTGTTTCCGCAGCTGTCCCAATGCGCTGCTGCAGGCCTGCTCCTCAACTTTGAATTTTCCGAATTCCGAGCCATCCGGCACTTCAATATCATCAAAACCTTTGCAGACCGGATCAAACCCATGGGCCATGGCGTTGGTATCGATCATTTCGGCCAGGGCCTCACCCATTACGGCTACCTCAAATCACTGCTGCCCAACTATGTGAAGATCCACCGGGCAATCACCAACGACATGCACAACGATCAGGACGACACCTCGTTCTTTGTCAGCACACTGTGTACCATAGCCCACAGTCTGGATATTCGGGTGATTATCGAAGGGGTGGAAACCGAACAGCAATGGCAGACTGTCACGGCCCTGCCGATAGATGCAGTTCAGGGTTATTTTATCCGTCGGCCGGAACCGGTACTGTAG
- a CDS encoding type I secretion system permease/ATPase — MTDTAQSIPAKEWIDASGSDTGDDPLTDCLLQLGKFYNLPVSRTGLCAGLPLVDNRLTVELFPRAADRAGLTTRLLKRPLTKISSLELPAVLLLEGKKACLLTAVDHSQQQATVLLPETGFGATQLPLSELTALFSGFVFFARPRFRQDHQLDHQARRTEKNWFWGVLFSSWRIYRDVLLASLLINIFALTTPFFTMNVYDRVIPNLAFETLWVLAIGMGFVYLFNLLLKGLRGHFVDEAGKKANLRISGALLEKVLGLRLEVRPKSVGGFSKKLQQFEAIRDFITSFSITALIDLPFMFLGLAAIWYLGGPIVWIHLSAVILMALFAYAVQAPLKRAVEHSFQASAQKNAILVEGLAGIETIKMLGAESQIQRGWEEAVSYIATWSSRSRLFSSAVTHFCEFVMNVTTVATIIAGVYRISTGDLTQGGIIALLILSRQAIAPMFQVVNLATRYHQAKTALGELDAIMALPVERPLDRNFLLRGTCQGKIAFEQVDFQYPEQKGLALNNVSLTIESGERVAIIGPIGSGKTTLGKLLLGMYAPTAGIVALDDTDIRQIDPAELRRFIGYVPQDITLFRGTIRDNIRLGSPEVEDAVLLKAAELSGVAEFVGKHAMGFDLEIGEQGRGLSGGQRQSVAIARALLHDPPILILDEPSSSMDNRTETRLKQNLMQFLPGKTLILITHRASLLDLVDRIVLIDNAMVVADGPRDQVLTAIRSGQVQL, encoded by the coding sequence ATGACAGACACCGCTCAATCGATACCCGCCAAAGAATGGATCGATGCATCTGGTTCAGATACCGGGGACGACCCGCTGACCGACTGCCTGCTCCAACTCGGCAAGTTCTACAATCTGCCGGTTTCCCGGACCGGCCTGTGCGCCGGGTTACCGCTGGTGGACAACCGGTTAACCGTGGAACTGTTCCCCCGAGCCGCTGACCGTGCAGGTTTAACGACCCGGCTGCTCAAACGACCACTGACAAAGATATCCAGCCTGGAACTCCCGGCGGTTCTTCTTCTTGAGGGGAAAAAGGCGTGCCTGCTGACCGCCGTTGACCACAGTCAGCAACAGGCTACCGTTCTTTTACCGGAAACCGGGTTTGGTGCAACACAGCTGCCCCTGTCGGAACTGACCGCTTTGTTCAGTGGATTTGTCTTCTTTGCCCGTCCCAGGTTCCGACAGGATCATCAACTTGATCACCAAGCCCGGAGGACTGAAAAAAACTGGTTCTGGGGTGTCCTGTTCTCTTCGTGGCGGATATACCGTGATGTACTGCTGGCATCGTTGCTGATCAATATCTTTGCCCTGACCACACCGTTTTTTACGATGAACGTGTACGATCGGGTTATCCCCAACCTGGCCTTTGAAACACTGTGGGTGCTTGCCATTGGTATGGGGTTTGTCTACTTATTTAATCTGCTGCTAAAAGGCCTGCGCGGGCACTTTGTCGATGAAGCCGGCAAAAAGGCCAATCTGCGCATCTCCGGAGCACTTTTGGAAAAAGTCCTGGGCCTCAGGCTTGAAGTTCGACCTAAATCAGTGGGTGGGTTTTCTAAAAAACTACAGCAATTTGAAGCGATTCGAGATTTCATCACCTCCTTTTCCATCACCGCTCTGATCGATCTTCCCTTCATGTTCCTGGGACTTGCCGCCATCTGGTATCTTGGCGGACCGATCGTCTGGATTCATCTGAGCGCCGTCATTCTGATGGCGCTGTTTGCCTACGCTGTCCAGGCACCGCTCAAACGGGCGGTGGAGCATTCATTCCAGGCATCAGCGCAAAAAAATGCCATCCTGGTGGAAGGACTGGCCGGCATCGAGACAATCAAGATGCTTGGTGCAGAAAGTCAGATTCAACGGGGCTGGGAGGAGGCAGTCAGCTACATTGCCACCTGGAGCAGTCGGTCTCGCCTCTTCTCTTCCGCGGTTACCCATTTCTGCGAATTTGTCATGAACGTTACCACCGTGGCGACAATTATTGCCGGTGTGTACCGGATATCCACAGGTGACCTGACCCAAGGGGGAATCATCGCTCTTTTGATCCTTTCCCGACAGGCCATTGCTCCGATGTTCCAGGTGGTGAACCTTGCAACCCGGTATCACCAGGCCAAAACAGCTCTCGGTGAGCTGGACGCCATTATGGCACTGCCGGTCGAACGTCCCCTGGACCGAAACTTCCTTCTTCGCGGTACCTGCCAGGGAAAGATAGCCTTTGAACAGGTGGATTTTCAGTACCCCGAACAAAAAGGTCTGGCGTTAAACAATGTTTCACTCACCATAGAGTCTGGTGAACGGGTGGCGATCATCGGTCCCATCGGTTCAGGCAAAACCACCCTGGGCAAACTACTGCTTGGCATGTATGCACCCACCGCCGGCATTGTTGCCCTTGATGACACCGACATTCGCCAGATCGATCCAGCGGAACTCCGCCGGTTCATCGGGTATGTTCCACAGGATATCACGCTGTTCCGCGGCACCATTCGCGATAATATACGTCTTGGTTCGCCGGAAGTGGAAGATGCCGTGCTGCTCAAAGCAGCCGAACTTTCCGGAGTTGCCGAGTTTGTCGGCAAGCATGCCATGGGCTTTGATCTGGAAATCGGTGAACAGGGACGCGGCCTTTCAGGTGGCCAACGCCAGAGTGTTGCTATTGCCAGAGCCCTATTACACGATCCGCCCATCCTTATCTTAGATGAACCGAGCAGCTCCATGGATAACCGGACGGAAACCCGGCTCAAACAGAACCTTATGCAGTTCCTTCCCGGAAAAACCCTCATTCTCATTACGCATCGTGCTTCACTGCTTGATCTGGTTGATCGCATCGTTCTCATCGACAACGCCATGGTGGTGGCAGATGGACCAAGAGACCAGGTCTTGACTGCCATCAGAAGCGGCCAGGTACAGCTGTAG
- a CDS encoding HlyD family type I secretion periplasmic adaptor subunit produces the protein MNKQPTPPANDRSAAPQGLFRRLPSPDLDLVTDIRTTLLLQDPRGGRLIVWLVGLFILCFLVWSAWAEIDEVTRGDGKVIPSQQIQVVQNLEGGILAKLLVQVGDVVDKDQLLLEIDKTRFSAPYQESRASYLALKAQIARLEAETHDKPFNVPEEVSKEKPEIGLREQKLYTSRKEQLTAKLQILQEQHTQRKQELAELRSKLGELRRTSGLLQRELAMTKPLIAQGAVSEVEVLRLQRQHSEMSGAIETTRIAIPKVESKIAEAKKAMESEQLAFHNAARSELNEAYAKLEGVSANAEALMDRLQRTAVRSPVRGSINQIKVNTIGGTIQPGMDLIEIVPLEDTLLVEARIKPADIAFLHPNQPAIIKFTAYDFTTYGGLEADLEHISADSITDKEGNDFYLIRLRTKQNFLGSKDKPLPIIPGMVASVDILTGKKTILSYLLKPVLRAKATALRER, from the coding sequence ATGAACAAACAACCAACACCTCCAGCCAACGATCGGTCTGCAGCTCCCCAGGGACTTTTTCGAAGACTGCCGTCACCAGACCTTGACCTGGTCACTGATATCCGAACCACACTGTTGCTTCAGGACCCCCGTGGCGGTCGCCTGATCGTCTGGCTGGTCGGCCTTTTTATTCTGTGTTTCCTTGTCTGGTCGGCATGGGCTGAGATAGACGAGGTAACCCGCGGCGATGGCAAGGTTATCCCCTCTCAGCAGATACAGGTTGTTCAGAACCTTGAAGGCGGCATCCTTGCCAAACTGCTGGTGCAGGTCGGTGACGTGGTTGACAAAGACCAGCTGTTACTTGAAATCGACAAAACCAGATTCTCGGCGCCATATCAGGAAAGCCGGGCCAGCTACCTGGCACTGAAGGCACAGATCGCTCGTCTGGAGGCGGAAACCCATGACAAACCATTTAATGTCCCGGAGGAGGTGAGTAAAGAAAAGCCGGAAATCGGCCTACGGGAACAAAAACTCTACACCTCCAGAAAAGAACAGCTGACAGCCAAACTACAGATCCTCCAGGAGCAACACACTCAACGTAAACAGGAACTGGCAGAGCTCCGCTCAAAATTAGGAGAGTTGCGTCGAACCTCCGGGCTGCTCCAACGGGAACTGGCCATGACCAAGCCACTGATTGCCCAGGGAGCGGTCTCTGAGGTTGAAGTACTACGCTTACAACGTCAACACAGCGAGATGAGCGGCGCCATCGAGACCACCAGAATTGCCATTCCCAAGGTTGAGTCGAAGATTGCCGAGGCAAAAAAAGCCATGGAAAGCGAACAACTCGCCTTTCATAACGCTGCTCGCAGCGAGCTGAACGAGGCGTATGCCAAGCTGGAAGGTGTCAGTGCCAATGCCGAGGCCCTGATGGACCGGCTTCAGCGTACCGCGGTCCGTTCGCCGGTACGGGGATCCATCAATCAGATCAAAGTCAATACCATCGGTGGTACCATTCAACCGGGAATGGATCTGATCGAGATCGTTCCCCTTGAGGATACGTTACTTGTTGAGGCCCGAATCAAACCGGCTGACATCGCCTTTCTTCATCCCAACCAACCGGCCATCATCAAATTCACTGCCTACGACTTCACCACCTATGGCGGACTGGAGGCAGATTTAGAGCACATCAGTGCCGACTCCATCACCGACAAGGAGGGAAACGATTTCTATCTGATCCGTCTCCGCACCAAACAGAACTTCCTGGGCAGCAAGGACAAGCCACTCCCCATTATTCCGGGCATGGTCGCTTCAGTCGATATTCTCACCGGCAAAAAAACCATTCTTTCGTACCTGCTCAAGCCTGTTCTGCGGGCCAAGGCTACAGCACTTCGGGAGCGATGA
- a CDS encoding helix-turn-helix transcriptional regulator: MNLILCCSNPRLRERWFTALNRMFSTYQATTLEDLRIFVQQQITFGLLLIHRPLIDFAAVTYIKRRQPNCKLVILSDRPSETEGLALLRLGVIGYANSYTNPQRLQDAIRSIVDGSVWISQDLMYRLITQSAPSVSSTFQTQAIRTPQLNNLSDRELQIADLVSQGLSNGEIAVQLGITERTVKAHLGAVYAKTSTKGRLALALLMRQAASASNNG; the protein is encoded by the coding sequence ATGAACCTGATCCTCTGTTGCAGCAATCCTCGCCTTCGTGAACGGTGGTTCACTGCTCTGAACCGCATGTTCTCCACCTACCAGGCCACCACGCTGGAAGACCTGCGTATTTTTGTTCAGCAACAGATCACCTTCGGTCTTTTGCTCATTCACCGTCCTTTAATCGACTTCGCAGCGGTAACCTACATCAAAAGACGTCAACCTAACTGTAAACTCGTCATTCTTTCGGACCGACCGAGCGAAACAGAGGGGTTGGCCCTTCTCAGGCTTGGCGTGATCGGGTACGCCAACAGTTATACCAACCCCCAGCGACTGCAGGATGCCATACGTTCCATAGTCGATGGTTCAGTATGGATCAGTCAGGATCTCATGTATCGATTGATCACCCAATCGGCACCATCCGTCAGCTCCACATTCCAAACACAGGCTATCCGTACTCCTCAACTCAACAACCTTTCCGACCGGGAACTGCAGATTGCCGATTTAGTGTCTCAAGGGCTCAGCAACGGTGAAATTGCTGTTCAGCTCGGTATTACTGAACGCACGGTCAAAGCCCACCTCGGTGCTGTGTATGCCAAGACCTCCACCAAAGGACGCCTGGCCCTGGCACTGCTGATGCGTCAGGCAGCGTCTGCCTCCAATAACGGATGA